In a genomic window of Pseudomonas putida:
- the hrpA gene encoding ATP-dependent RNA helicase HrpA has protein sequence MTDESPSIDKLLKNLDHAMLADRHRLRRQLLELRKKPDEAKLAQWVARMQASCDQVLARKASLPVIRYDDSLPIAAKRDEIKQALEKHQVLIIAGETGSGKTTQLPKICLEIGRGQHGLIGHTQPRRIAARSVASRVAEELGTPLGALVGYQVRFEDQSDANTLVKLMTDGILLAETQNDRFLERYDTIIVDEAHERSLNIDFLLGYLKTLLPRRPDLKVIITSATIDLERFSKHFDDAPIVEVSGRTFPVETWYRPLTLEQDEEGNRVEDDLTVDQAILATLDEIAAYERSERRSPGDVLVFLPGEREIRDAADMLRKAQLKHTEILPLYARLSPAEQQRIFQSHPGRRVVLATNVAETSLTVPGIRYVIDSGTARISRYSYRAKVQRLPIEAVSQASANQRKGRCGRVEPGICVRLYSEEDFLARPEFTDPEILRTNLAAVILQMLHLRLGEVSAFPFIEPPDGKAISDGYNLLQELSAVDRNSQLTPLGRQLARLPVDPRMGRMLLEAAKLGSLQEVLIVASAMSIQDPRERPPERQQAADQAHAQWKDADSDFAGLVNLWRGFEEQRQALTANPLRNWCRKNFLNYLRLREWRDSHRQLSLICRDMQLSLNKEPADYPKLHKAVLVGLLSQIGQKTEDGDYLGARQRRFWIHPSSGIGKKRPQWLMTAELVETTKLYARMVAKIDADWIEPLAGHLIKKNHFEPHWEKKRGQVVAYEQITLFGLIVVGRRPVHYGPVDPVVSRELFIREGLVRGEIQSKAKCLAANARLLEQLDELEAKARRRDILADEETLFAFYDARLPAEIHQTATFDSWYRVNSQKDPQLLIMREEDVLAREASEVTALHYPDTLHIGDLELALSYHFEPNHPRDGVTLRVPAPLLPMLPPERLEWLVPGLIEAKCIALVRNLPKALRKNFVPVPDFVKAALQRMTFAEGSLPQALGRELLRMTGARVSDEAWAEAAQQVESHLRMNLEIVDGQGKFLGEGRDLAELTARFAEASQAALAVPQTAKSQQPVEPKVFAAVAEKTQQKIAGLSMTVYPALVEEGGTVKEGRFSTPAEAEFQHRRALQRLLLQQLAEPAKFLRGKLPGLTELGLLYRDMGRVDALVEDILLASLDSCILDGEDPLPRDGAGLASLAERKRGAWTEHAERVAKLTLEILKLWHGLQKRFKGKIDLAQAVALNDIKLQLSQLVYPGFVRETPMLWLKELPRYLKAIEQRFEKLGSQVQKDRVWSGELANLWTQYQARASKHAQEGKRDPQLELYRWWLEEYRVSLFAQQLGTKVPISDKRLSKQWSQVEP, from the coding sequence ATGACCGACGAATCGCCCTCCATCGACAAACTGCTGAAAAACCTCGATCACGCCATGCTCGCCGACCGTCACCGGTTGCGGCGGCAGTTGCTTGAGCTGCGCAAGAAACCCGACGAGGCCAAACTGGCCCAGTGGGTGGCGCGGATGCAGGCGTCCTGCGATCAGGTGCTGGCGCGCAAGGCCAGCCTGCCGGTGATTCGTTACGACGACAGCCTGCCGATTGCCGCCAAGCGCGACGAAATCAAGCAGGCGCTGGAAAAGCACCAGGTGCTGATCATTGCTGGCGAAACCGGCTCGGGTAAAACCACCCAGTTGCCGAAAATCTGCCTGGAAATCGGTCGCGGCCAGCATGGCCTGATCGGCCACACCCAGCCGCGCCGTATTGCCGCGCGCAGCGTGGCCAGTCGGGTCGCCGAGGAACTGGGCACGCCGTTGGGCGCGCTGGTCGGCTATCAGGTGCGCTTCGAGGACCAGAGCGACGCCAATACCCTGGTCAAACTGATGACCGACGGCATCCTGCTGGCGGAAACCCAGAACGACCGCTTCCTGGAACGCTACGACACGATCATTGTCGACGAAGCCCACGAACGCAGCCTCAACATCGACTTCCTGCTCGGTTACCTGAAAACCCTGCTCCCGCGCCGCCCTGACCTGAAAGTCATAATCACCTCGGCGACCATCGACCTGGAGCGCTTCTCCAAACATTTCGATGATGCACCGATTGTCGAAGTCTCCGGCCGCACCTTCCCGGTGGAAACCTGGTATCGCCCGCTGACCCTGGAGCAGGACGAAGAGGGCAACCGGGTCGAGGACGACCTGACCGTGGATCAGGCAATTCTCGCCACCCTCGACGAAATCGCCGCCTATGAACGCAGCGAGCGTCGCAGCCCCGGCGATGTGCTGGTGTTCCTGCCCGGCGAGCGCGAGATTCGCGACGCCGCCGACATGCTGCGCAAGGCGCAGCTCAAGCACACCGAGATCCTGCCGTTGTACGCGCGGTTGTCGCCGGCCGAGCAGCAGCGGATTTTCCAGTCGCACCCGGGGCGTCGCGTGGTGCTGGCGACCAACGTCGCGGAAACCTCGTTGACCGTGCCGGGCATCCGCTACGTGATCGACAGCGGTACCGCGCGCATCAGTCGCTACAGCTACCGCGCCAAGGTCCAGCGCCTGCCCATCGAAGCGGTTTCCCAGGCCAGCGCCAACCAGCGTAAAGGCCGGTGCGGGCGGGTCGAGCCGGGCATTTGCGTGCGCCTGTACAGCGAAGAAGATTTCCTCGCCCGTCCGGAATTTACCGATCCGGAAATCCTGCGTACCAACCTTGCCGCGGTGATTCTGCAGATGCTGCACCTGCGCCTTGGCGAGGTGAGCGCATTCCCGTTTATCGAGCCGCCGGATGGCAAGGCCATCAGCGACGGTTACAACCTGCTGCAAGAACTCTCGGCCGTGGACCGCAACAGCCAGTTGACCCCGCTCGGTCGGCAACTGGCGCGCCTGCCGGTGGACCCGCGCATGGGCCGCATGTTGCTGGAAGCGGCGAAGCTGGGCAGCTTGCAGGAAGTGCTGATCGTCGCCAGTGCCATGTCGATCCAGGACCCGCGCGAGCGACCGCCGGAGCGCCAGCAGGCGGCGGATCAGGCCCACGCGCAATGGAAGGACGCCGACTCGGACTTCGCCGGGCTGGTCAACCTGTGGCGCGGCTTTGAAGAGCAGCGCCAGGCGCTGACTGCCAATCCACTACGAAACTGGTGCCGCAAGAATTTCCTCAATTACCTGCGTTTGCGCGAGTGGCGCGACTCCCATCGCCAATTGAGCCTTATCTGCCGCGACATGCAGTTGAGCCTCAACAAAGAGCCGGCGGATTACCCGAAACTGCACAAGGCGGTGCTGGTGGGGCTGCTCAGCCAGATCGGCCAGAAAACCGAAGACGGCGACTACCTCGGCGCCCGTCAGCGGCGTTTCTGGATTCACCCTTCGTCGGGCATAGGCAAGAAGCGCCCGCAATGGTTGATGACCGCCGAACTGGTGGAAACCACCAAACTCTATGCGCGGATGGTGGCCAAGATCGACGCCGACTGGATCGAGCCGCTGGCCGGGCACCTGATCAAGAAGAACCACTTCGAACCCCATTGGGAGAAGAAGCGCGGCCAGGTGGTGGCCTACGAGCAGATCACCCTGTTCGGGCTGATCGTGGTCGGGCGCCGGCCGGTGCATTACGGCCCGGTCGACCCGGTGGTGTCCCGCGAATTGTTTATCCGCGAAGGGCTGGTGCGCGGCGAGATCCAGTCGAAGGCCAAGTGCCTGGCGGCCAATGCGCGGTTGCTGGAGCAGCTAGACGAGCTGGAGGCCAAGGCCCGTCGGCGTGACATTCTCGCCGACGAAGAAACCCTGTTTGCGTTCTACGACGCGCGGCTGCCGGCGGAGATTCACCAGACCGCGACCTTCGATAGCTGGTATCGGGTCAACAGCCAGAAAGACCCGCAGCTGCTGATCATGCGCGAGGAAGACGTACTGGCCCGCGAGGCCAGCGAAGTCACCGCCCTGCATTACCCGGACACCCTGCACATCGGTGATCTGGAACTGGCCCTGAGTTACCACTTCGAGCCCAATCATCCACGCGATGGCGTGACCCTGCGCGTGCCGGCGCCACTGTTGCCGATGCTGCCGCCGGAGCGTCTGGAATGGCTGGTGCCGGGTCTCATTGAAGCCAAGTGCATTGCACTGGTGCGCAACCTGCCCAAGGCCTTGCGCAAGAACTTCGTGCCGGTGCCGGACTTCGTCAAGGCCGCCTTGCAGCGCATGACCTTCGCCGAGGGTTCGTTGCCCCAGGCCTTGGGCCGTGAGCTGCTGCGCATGACCGGTGCGCGGGTCAGCGATGAAGCGTGGGCGGAAGCGGCACAGCAGGTGGAAAGCCATCTGCGCATGAACCTGGAAATCGTCGACGGCCAGGGCAAGTTCCTTGGCGAAGGTCGCGATCTGGCCGAGCTGACCGCGCGTTTCGCCGAAGCCAGCCAGGCGGCGCTTGCCGTACCGCAAACAGCGAAAAGCCAGCAGCCGGTGGAGCCGAAAGTGTTCGCCGCCGTGGCGGAGAAAACCCAGCAGAAGATCGCCGGGCTGTCGATGACGGTCTATCCAGCGCTGGTGGAAGAGGGCGGTACGGTCAAGGAAGGGCGTTTCTCGACGCCGGCCGAGGCCGAGTTCCAGCACCGTCGTGCGTTGCAGCGCCTGTTGCTGCAACAGCTGGCGGAGCCGGCGAAGTTCCTGCGCGGCAAGTTGCCGGGCCTGACCGAGCTGGGACTGCTGTACCGCGACATGGGCCGCGTCGATGCGTTGGTGGAAGACATCCTGCTGGCCAGCCTCGACAGCTGCATTCTCGACGGCGAAGACCCCTTGCCTCGCGATGGCGCGGGCCTTGCGTCACTGGCTGAGCGCAAGCGCGGCGCCTGGACCGAGCACGCCGAACGCGTGGCGAAGCTGACCCTGGAAATCCTCAAGCTCTGGCACGGCCTGCAAAAGCGCTTCAAGGGCAAGATCGACCTGGCGCAAGCCGTGGCCCTGAATGACATCAAGCTGCAGCTCAGCCAACTGGTGTATCCGGGCTTTGTCCGGGAAACGCCGATGCTGTGGCTCAAGGAGCTGCCGCGTTACCTCAAGGCGATCGAGCAGCGTTTTGAAAAGCTCGGCTCTCAGGTGCAGAAGGATCGGGTCTGGAGTGGCGAATTGGCCAATCTCTGGACTCAGTACCAGGCTCGTGCCAGCAAGCACGCCCAGGAAGGCAAGCGTGATCCGCAGCTGGAGCTGTATCGCTGGTGGCTGGAGGAATACCGGGTTTCGCTGTTTGCCCAGCAACTGGGGACCAAGGTGCCGATCTCCGACAAGCGCCTGAGCAAGCAGTGGAGCCAGGTGGAGCCCTGA
- a CDS encoding beta-ketoacyl-ACP synthase III, which yields MHNVVISGTGLYTPANSISNEELVQSFNAYVAQFNADNADAIARGEVEALTESSAAFIEKASGIKSRFVMDKDGILDPQRMAPRLPERSNDEWSVLCQMAIGAAEQALQRAGKTAADIDGVIVACSNLQRAYPAIAIEVQEALGIQGFGFDMNVACSSATFGIQAAANSVQLGQARAILMVNPEVCTGHLNFRDRDSHFIFGDAATAVIIERADQATSKYQFDIVSTKLLTKFSNNIRNNFGFLNRAAEEGIGARDKLFVQEGRKVFKEVCPMVAELIGQHLEENQLNVSDVKRFWLHQANLSMNHLIVKKLLGRDATEQEAPVILDTYANTSSAGSVIAFHKNQDDLQAGSLAVLSSFGAGYSIGSVILRKR from the coding sequence ATGCATAACGTCGTCATCAGCGGCACCGGCCTTTACACCCCAGCCAACAGCATCTCCAACGAAGAGCTGGTTCAGTCTTTCAATGCCTATGTGGCGCAATTCAACGCCGATAACGCTGACGCCATCGCCCGTGGCGAAGTCGAAGCGTTGACTGAGTCCAGTGCCGCGTTCATCGAAAAAGCCTCCGGCATCAAGAGCCGCTTTGTCATGGACAAGGACGGCATCCTCGACCCGCAACGCATGGCGCCACGCCTGCCGGAGCGTTCCAACGACGAATGGTCGGTGCTGTGCCAGATGGCCATCGGCGCTGCCGAACAAGCCTTGCAGCGTGCCGGCAAGACCGCCGCTGACATCGACGGCGTGATCGTCGCCTGCTCCAACCTGCAACGCGCCTACCCGGCCATCGCTATCGAGGTTCAGGAAGCGCTGGGCATCCAGGGTTTCGGTTTTGACATGAACGTGGCGTGCTCCTCGGCGACCTTCGGCATCCAGGCCGCCGCCAACAGCGTCCAGTTGGGCCAGGCCCGGGCGATCCTGATGGTCAACCCGGAAGTCTGCACCGGTCACCTGAATTTCCGCGACCGCGACAGCCATTTCATCTTCGGTGATGCTGCCACGGCGGTGATCATCGAGCGCGCCGACCAGGCCACGTCCAAGTATCAGTTCGACATTGTCAGCACCAAGCTGCTAACCAAGTTCTCCAACAACATCCGCAACAACTTCGGCTTCCTCAACCGCGCGGCGGAAGAGGGCATCGGCGCCAGGGACAAGCTGTTCGTCCAGGAAGGTCGCAAGGTGTTCAAGGAAGTCTGCCCGATGGTGGCCGAGCTGATCGGTCAGCATCTGGAAGAAAACCAGTTGAACGTCAGCGACGTGAAGCGCTTCTGGCTGCATCAGGCCAACCTCAGCATGAACCACCTGATCGTCAAGAAACTGCTGGGCCGCGACGCCACCGAGCAGGAAGCCCCGGTGATTCTCGACACCTACGCCAACACCAGCTCCGCCGGTTCCGTGATTGCCTTCCACAAGAACCAGGACGATTTGCAGGCCGGTTCGCTGGCGGTGCTCAGCTCGTTCGGTGCCGGTTATTCGATTGGTAGCGTGATTCTGCGTAAGCGTTGA
- a CDS encoding sensor histidine kinase: protein MRGRFDTLFSRLFGVLMLAIIIAHLLAFTWFHHYGPPPPPPPPPSASAEGFDGQRPPPDPRFANRPPRPWFGGPVVPFTFQLISLIIAAWYGAKLLSRPIQRLSDAAERLSENLDIPPLEESGPREARQAANTFNKMQRRIIEQVKQRSRMLGAVSHDLRTPLSRLKLRLEKIDDDKLQGQMRQDLDDMIGMLDATLTYLHEQRTSEALQLMDVQALIESLSENAQDQGADVQTSGHCAPLQVQPMALRSCINNLMDNALRYAGQALITLEDHRNQLLIRVIDRGPGIAAEQREAVFEPFFRLEGSRNRNSGGVGLGMTIAREAAERLGGQLSLEETPGGGLTAVIRLPRT, encoded by the coding sequence ATGCGCGGGCGCTTCGATACGCTGTTCAGCCGCCTGTTCGGCGTGCTGATGCTGGCGATCATCATCGCGCACCTGCTGGCCTTCACCTGGTTTCACCATTACGGCCCGCCACCACCTCCCCCACCGCCGCCCTCCGCCTCCGCCGAAGGTTTCGACGGACAACGCCCGCCACCGGATCCGCGTTTCGCAAACCGACCACCACGACCGTGGTTCGGCGGGCCGGTGGTGCCGTTCACCTTCCAATTGATCTCGCTGATCATTGCGGCCTGGTACGGCGCCAAATTGCTCAGTCGGCCCATTCAGCGCCTGAGCGACGCCGCCGAGCGCTTGAGTGAAAACCTCGACATCCCGCCCCTGGAGGAGTCCGGTCCCCGAGAGGCTCGTCAAGCGGCGAACACCTTCAACAAAATGCAGCGACGCATCATCGAGCAGGTGAAGCAGCGCTCGCGAATGCTCGGCGCGGTGTCCCACGACCTGCGCACACCGTTGTCGCGGCTCAAGCTGCGGTTGGAGAAGATTGACGACGACAAGCTGCAGGGTCAGATGCGCCAGGATCTGGACGACATGATCGGCATGCTCGACGCCACCCTGACCTACCTGCACGAACAGCGAACCAGCGAGGCGCTGCAACTGATGGACGTGCAGGCGCTGATCGAATCCTTGAGTGAAAACGCCCAGGACCAGGGCGCCGACGTTCAGACCAGTGGCCACTGCGCGCCGCTGCAGGTGCAGCCGATGGCGTTGCGTTCCTGCATCAACAACCTGATGGACAATGCCCTGCGCTATGCCGGACAGGCATTGATCACCCTGGAAGATCATCGCAACCAGTTGTTGATCAGAGTCATCGACCGTGGGCCGGGAATCGCGGCGGAGCAGCGCGAAGCGGTGTTTGAACCCTTCTTTCGCCTGGAAGGTTCACGCAATCGCAATTCCGGCGGCGTGGGTCTGGGTATGACCATTGCGCGCGAGGCGGCGGAACGGCTGGGTGGGCAATTGAGCCTGGAAGAAACCCCGGGGGGCGGGTTGACCGCGGTCATTCGCTTGCCGCGCACCTGA
- a CDS encoding response regulator produces MHNIHAPVNDEQKAPGDDKRWSIRALIVDDDVPIRELMIDYLARFNIHASGVTDGAAMRQALQAEHFDVVVLDLMLPGEDGLSLCRWLRAESDIPILMLTARCEPTDRIIGLELGADDYMAKPFEPRELVARIQTILRRVRDDRSEQRANIRFDNWRLNSVLRQLISADGLVVPLSNAEFRLLWVFIERPRRVLSREQLLDAARGRSIEAFDRSIDLLVSRLRQKLGDDPKAPQLIKTVRGEGYLFDARDIG; encoded by the coding sequence ATGCACAACATCCACGCACCTGTGAACGACGAACAAAAAGCACCCGGCGACGACAAACGCTGGAGCATTCGCGCCCTGATCGTCGACGATGACGTTCCGATCCGCGAACTGATGATCGACTACCTGGCCCGGTTCAACATCCACGCCAGCGGCGTCACCGATGGCGCTGCGATGCGTCAGGCGCTACAGGCTGAGCATTTCGACGTGGTGGTGCTGGACCTGATGCTGCCCGGCGAAGACGGGCTGTCGCTGTGCCGCTGGCTGCGCGCAGAGTCCGATATCCCGATCCTGATGCTCACCGCCCGCTGCGAACCCACCGACCGGATCATCGGCCTGGAACTGGGCGCCGACGACTACATGGCCAAGCCGTTCGAACCCCGGGAGCTGGTGGCGCGGATCCAGACCATCCTGCGCCGGGTGCGTGATGACCGCAGCGAACAACGGGCGAACATTCGCTTCGACAACTGGCGGCTCAACAGCGTGCTGCGCCAGTTGATCTCCGCCGATGGCCTGGTCGTGCCATTGTCCAACGCCGAGTTCCGGCTGCTTTGGGTATTCATCGAGCGCCCGCGCCGGGTTCTGAGTCGCGAGCAACTGCTGGACGCCGCCCGTGGTCGCTCGATCGAAGCCTTTGATCGCAGCATCGACCTGCTGGTGTCGCGCCTGCGGCAAAAGCTCGGGGATGATCCGAAAGCTCCCCAGTTGATCAAAACCGTGCGCGGTGAAGGCTATCTGTTCGACGCCCGAGACATCGGCTGA
- the pyrF gene encoding orotidine-5'-phosphate decarboxylase: MSACQTPIIVALDFPTRDAALKLADQLDPKLCRVKVGKELFTSCASEIVGTLRDKGFEVFLDLKFHDIPNTTAMAVKAAAEMGVWMVNVHCSGGLRMMAACREVLDKRSGPQPLLIGVTVLTSMEREDLAGIGLDIEPQEQVLRLAALAEKAGMDGLVCSALEAQALKSAHPTLQLVTPGIRPAGSAQDDQRRILTPRQALEAGSDYLVIGRPISQAADPAQALASVVAELA, from the coding sequence ATGTCCGCCTGCCAGACTCCTATCATCGTCGCCCTGGATTTCCCCACCCGTGACGCCGCACTGAAGCTGGCCGATCAGCTGGACCCGAAACTGTGCCGGGTCAAAGTCGGCAAGGAACTGTTCACCAGTTGCGCTTCGGAAATTGTCGGCACCCTGCGTGACAAGGGCTTCGAAGTGTTCCTGGACCTCAAGTTCCACGATATCCCCAACACCACCGCCATGGCCGTTAAAGCGGCCGCGGAAATGGGCGTGTGGATGGTCAACGTGCACTGCTCCGGTGGCCTGCGCATGATGGCGGCCTGCCGTGAAGTGCTGGACAAGCGCAGCGGCCCGCAGCCGTTGCTGATCGGCGTGACCGTGCTGACCAGCATGGAGCGTGAGGATCTGGCGGGTATCGGCCTGGATATCGAGCCACAGGAACAAGTGCTGCGCCTGGCAGCCCTGGCGGAAAAAGCCGGGATGGACGGCCTGGTGTGCTCGGCCCTGGAAGCCCAGGCCCTGAAGTCGGCGCATCCGACGCTGCAACTGGTGACCCCGGGGATTCGCCCGGCGGGCAGCGCCCAGGACGACCAGCGCCGCATCCTGACCCCGCGTCAGGCGCTGGAAGCCGGTTCTGACTATTTGGTGATTGGCCGTCCAATCAGCCAGGCGGCGGATCCTGCGCAGGCATTGGCTTCGGTTGTGGCCGAACTGGCCTAA
- a CDS encoding NADP-dependent oxidoreductase, with protein MTSQTNRQFLLAKRPVGAATRETFTYQEVPVGEPAAGQILVKNEYLSLDPAMRGWMNEGKSYIPPVGLGEVMRALGVGKVVASNNPGFAVGDYVNGALGVQDYFLGEPRGFYKVDPKLAPLPRYLSALGMTGMTAYFALLDVGAPKAGETVVLSGAAGAVGSIAGQIAKIKGCRVVGIAGGADKCKFLIDELGFDGVIDYKNEDVIAGLKRECPKGVDVYFDNVGGDILDAVLSRLNMKARVVICGAISQYNNKEAVKGPANYLALLVNRARMEGFVVMDYAAQFATAGQEMAGWMAKGQLKSKEDIVEGLETFPETLMKLFSGENFGKLVLKV; from the coding sequence ATGACTTCCCAGACCAATCGCCAGTTCCTGCTCGCCAAACGCCCGGTCGGTGCGGCTACCCGCGAGACGTTCACCTATCAGGAGGTACCGGTCGGCGAGCCGGCAGCGGGCCAGATCCTGGTCAAAAACGAATACCTGTCCCTGGACCCGGCCATGCGTGGCTGGATGAACGAGGGCAAGTCCTACATCCCTCCGGTCGGTCTGGGCGAAGTGATGCGCGCCTTGGGCGTGGGAAAAGTCGTGGCGTCGAACAACCCCGGGTTCGCCGTGGGGGACTACGTCAACGGTGCACTGGGCGTGCAGGACTATTTCCTCGGCGAGCCACGAGGCTTCTACAAGGTCGATCCGAAACTCGCTCCTCTGCCGCGTTACCTCTCCGCACTGGGCATGACCGGCATGACCGCCTACTTCGCCCTGCTCGATGTTGGCGCCCCGAAGGCGGGCGAAACTGTCGTGCTGTCGGGCGCAGCCGGCGCGGTGGGCAGCATTGCCGGGCAGATCGCCAAGATCAAGGGCTGCCGCGTAGTGGGCATCGCCGGTGGTGCGGACAAGTGCAAGTTCCTGATCGATGAGCTGGGTTTCGACGGCGTCATCGACTACAAGAACGAAGACGTCATCGCCGGCCTCAAGCGTGAATGTCCGAAAGGCGTCGATGTGTACTTCGATAACGTCGGCGGCGACATTCTCGACGCGGTACTGAGCCGCCTGAACATGAAGGCACGAGTGGTGATCTGCGGCGCCATCAGCCAGTACAACAACAAGGAAGCAGTCAAGGGCCCGGCCAACTACCTGGCGCTGCTGGTCAACCGCGCGCGGATGGAAGGCTTCGTGGTGATGGACTATGCCGCACAATTCGCCACCGCCGGGCAGGAAATGGCCGGCTGGATGGCCAAGGGGCAGCTCAAGAGCAAGGAAGATATTGTCGAAGGGCTGGAGACGTTCCCGGAGACGCTGATGAAGTTGTTCAGCGGGGAGAATTTCGGGAAGTTGGTGCTGAAGGTTTAA
- a CDS encoding SDR family oxidoreductase codes for MSMTFSGQVAVVTGAANGIGRATALAFAAEGLKVVVADMDTAGGEGTVALIRTAGGEATFVRCNVTVESEVKNLMQEVINTYGRLDYAFNNAGIEIEKGKLADGTIDEFDAIMGVNVKGVWLCMKYQLPLLLAQGGGAIVNTASVAGLGAAPKMSIYAASKHAVIGLTKSAAIEYAKKKIRVNAVCPAVIDTDMFRRAYEADPKKGEFANAMHPVGRIGKVEEIASAVLYLCSDGAAFTTGHSLAVDGGVTAF; via the coding sequence ATGAGCATGACTTTTTCCGGTCAGGTCGCTGTAGTGACAGGCGCCGCCAATGGTATTGGTCGCGCCACGGCCCTGGCGTTCGCCGCCGAAGGCCTGAAGGTGGTGGTGGCTGACATGGACACGGCGGGGGGCGAGGGGACGGTTGCGCTGATTCGTACAGCGGGCGGCGAAGCGACCTTCGTGCGCTGTAACGTCACTGTGGAAAGTGAAGTGAAAAATCTGATGCAAGAGGTGATCAATACCTACGGGCGTCTCGACTACGCCTTCAACAATGCCGGGATCGAAATCGAGAAGGGCAAGCTGGCGGATGGCACCATCGATGAGTTCGACGCGATCATGGGGGTCAATGTCAAAGGTGTGTGGTTGTGCATGAAGTACCAGCTGCCGTTGCTGCTGGCCCAAGGCGGTGGCGCGATCGTCAACACCGCGTCGGTGGCGGGCCTCGGGGCTGCGCCGAAGATGAGCATCTATGCGGCTTCCAAGCATGCGGTGATCGGCCTGACCAAGTCGGCGGCCATCGAATATGCCAAGAAGAAGATCCGGGTTAACGCGGTGTGTCCGGCGGTGATCGATACCGACATGTTCCGCCGCGCCTATGAAGCCGACCCGAAGAAGGGCGAGTTCGCCAATGCCATGCATCCGGTAGGTCGTATCGGCAAAGTCGAGGAAATCGCCAGTGCGGTGCTGTACCTGTGCAGCGACGGCGCAGCATTCACCACCGGGCACTCGTTGGCGGTAGATGGTGGCGTGACCGCGTTCTGA
- a CDS encoding PLP-dependent aminotransferase family protein, whose protein sequence is MELRIDRQAMVPVVQQIVDALVCTIHCNQMMPGTRLPSVRAIARINSLNEFCVVQACERLVAQGVLEPCHRAGYLVSAPASVVASDAGWIGDAEFDPCHSSCELQLGAGSLPDSWRESDDLAYAIREVSRTDMAGLFNYSSALGLPRLRQQIQKCLKPLDIHVEDSRILTTDGASQGLDLIVRTLLKPGDCVVVESPGCPVLFELLRLHGISMRQVPRTPLGPDLATLDELFAKHRPRAFFINSFHHNPTGTSLVPEVARQVLKLAREHDVLVIEDDVYADLHSSCGERLAALDENVIYVGSYSKTLSSALRVGFIVATAESIERLASVKMITSMGTSGFSESVLACLLANGAYRKLVQRQRQRLNNDRLALLQLLEDAEWEVFGKPVGGLFVWARSRMGDCAQVRAQARRCGIVLSSTTAFSSEGTVSDWQRINVACAGDPRARAFIQATTPDRPQAF, encoded by the coding sequence ATGGAATTGAGAATCGATCGACAGGCCATGGTGCCGGTCGTACAGCAAATCGTCGACGCGCTGGTCTGCACAATCCATTGCAATCAAATGATGCCCGGTACACGCCTACCGTCGGTACGGGCAATCGCACGAATCAACTCGCTCAACGAGTTCTGTGTCGTCCAGGCTTGCGAGCGACTGGTCGCGCAAGGCGTACTGGAGCCGTGCCATCGCGCTGGTTACCTCGTGTCAGCTCCGGCCTCTGTTGTGGCCAGTGACGCCGGATGGATCGGAGACGCTGAATTCGATCCTTGCCATTCCTCGTGCGAGTTGCAACTGGGGGCTGGAAGCCTGCCCGACAGCTGGCGTGAATCGGATGATCTGGCTTATGCGATTCGCGAGGTCAGTCGTACCGACATGGCCGGCCTGTTCAACTACAGCTCGGCACTGGGCCTGCCGCGTTTGCGCCAGCAGATTCAGAAGTGCCTGAAGCCCTTGGATATCCACGTTGAAGACAGCCGGATTCTGACCACCGATGGGGCCAGCCAAGGGCTCGATCTGATCGTGCGGACCTTGCTCAAGCCGGGCGATTGCGTCGTGGTGGAAAGCCCCGGTTGTCCGGTGTTGTTCGAGCTGCTCAGGCTGCACGGCATCAGCATGCGGCAGGTGCCGCGCACTCCGCTGGGGCCGGACCTCGCAACCCTGGATGAGCTGTTCGCGAAACATCGACCGCGCGCATTCTTCATCAATAGTTTTCATCACAATCCCACCGGAACCAGCCTCGTGCCGGAGGTAGCCAGGCAGGTACTGAAACTGGCCAGAGAGCATGACGTGCTGGTGATCGAGGACGACGTCTATGCGGACCTGCACAGCAGTTGCGGCGAACGCCTCGCAGCGCTGGATGAGAACGTGATCTACGTGGGCAGCTACTCCAAAACACTCAGTAGCGCCCTGCGAGTCGGCTTTATCGTGGCCACTGCCGAGTCGATCGAGCGACTGGCCAGCGTCAAGATGATCACCAGCATGGGCACCTCTGGATTTAGCGAGTCGGTGCTCGCGTGCCTGTTGGCCAACGGCGCCTATCGCAAACTGGTGCAACGTCAGCGGCAGCGCCTGAACAACGACAGGCTGGCGCTCCTGCAGCTGCTCGAAGACGCCGAATGGGAAGTGTTCGGCAAACCGGTGGGCGGTTTGTTTGTCTGGGCGCGCTCACGCATGGGGGACTGCGCTCAGGTGCGGGCCCAGGCGCGACGTTGCGGCATCGTGTTGTCGTCGACAACTGCCTTCAGTTCCGAGGGCACGGTCAGTGACTGGCAGCGCATCAATGTAGCTTGCGCGGGCGATCCACGCGCCCGGGCTTTTATTCAGGCCACCACTCCGGATCGACCTCAAGCGTTCTGA